In the genome of Cryptomeria japonica chromosome 8, Sugi_1.0, whole genome shotgun sequence, one region contains:
- the LOC131857920 gene encoding low affinity inorganic phosphate transporter 3-like, with the protein MAKKQLDVLTALDVPKTQWYHFTAIMIAGVGFFADAYDLICITTITKLMGRTYFPRALPIETTSAITVLAFCGTFAVQHFFGYMGQKLGRKKVYGVTLLLMIVYSIASGLSFAKSRDGVIITLCLFRFLLGFGTGGDYPLWATIMSKYANKKTRGLSLAAVFVMQGFGILAGSLVSLIVSAQFQKYEQDVPYYFTAVHQDLNL; encoded by the exons ATGGCGAAGAAACAGCTGGACGTGCTGACGGCTCTGGATGTGCCAAAAACACAATGGTACCATTTCACAGCCATTATGATTGCCGGAGTGGGCTTCTTCGCTGATGCCTACGACCTCATCTGTATCACGACTATCACGAAACTAATGGGACGAACTTATTTCCCACGTGCCTTGCCCATCGAAACAACTTCTGCTATCACGGTGTTGGCCTTCTGCGGAACTTTCGCAGTGCAGCACTTCTTCGGGTATATGGGCCAAAAACTGGGACGAAAGAAAGTGTACGGCGTGACGCTGCTGCTCATGATTGTTTACTCCATCGCTTCTGGCCTCTCCTTCGCCAAATCCAGAGATGGCGTGATTATCACGCTGTGTTTATTCAGATTCTTGCTGGGCTTCGGCACTGGCGGAGATTATCCTTTGTGGGCTACGATTATGTCCAAGTATGCCAACAAGAAGACCAGAGGATTGTCTCTAGCAGCCGTTTTCGTCATGCAGGGCTTCGGCATCCTCGCTGGCAGTCTGGTGTCCCTCATTGTCTCTGCTCAATTCCAAAAGTATGAGCAGGACGTTCCCTACTACTTTACAGCAGTCCATCAAGA CTTAAATTTATAA